One window of the Labilibaculum sp. genome contains the following:
- a CDS encoding tetratricopeptide repeat protein: MKLFRVILFFIVICFGSSVYSNKLVDTYQQDENSVTQQILHYLDSSAHLRNVSSEKSILVCQKAILLSEDSQDHNLLSKSYKTQGINYFYAGTYDSAFIYYEKSIPQFEAINSKVDIGKVLGNIGLLYRKQGKYDKALEYYLDNLKIYKEGNYEEGLGSVFNNLGNLYFETKEINKAETYYHYALRNFKKFKKTKEIANAYCNLGAISELRKEFTTSLDYYNKSLHENSKIGNILFESKLLFNIGFLLHSQGKLDSAIIYVQKAEDIRIKIGDKDGVISTKLELGRIAIDQKKYTLAEKHLLEADKIAVKNSMLKWRAEILESLTTVYRKTGNYKKAYFHQNEMIQISDSLNEIQTTNRFAELSTAYEIEKNQKELELLQQKSQIQNLELGKKNAWIIILMIVMILGAVAIVVSLRINRLRADHKIMDLRQKVLLTQMNPHFLFNSLTAIQSFILDKKNVEANNYLSRLASLVRGILENSREEFVSLRTELETLKDYIGLQKLRFENEISYEFEIDKNIDQDQVLVPPMLAQPFVENALVHGMLRNNPNAKIQVKVSLTKNMDSLRFQIKDNGIGIDEAKKNRQAKNHKSIATSIALDRVKIYNFKSSKKMYFEILDLNHLDQNSHGTQVSYTIPLHLNCSRS; this comes from the coding sequence ATGAAGCTATTTCGGGTTATTCTGTTTTTTATAGTGATCTGCTTTGGCTCATCTGTATATTCCAACAAACTAGTTGATACTTATCAGCAAGATGAAAATTCAGTTACTCAGCAAATACTTCATTATCTGGACTCATCTGCTCATTTACGCAACGTATCTTCTGAAAAAAGTATATTGGTTTGCCAAAAAGCCATACTATTATCTGAGGATAGTCAAGACCACAATTTACTTTCAAAATCTTATAAAACGCAGGGAATCAATTATTTTTATGCCGGGACTTATGATTCCGCTTTCATTTATTACGAAAAATCAATTCCTCAATTCGAAGCCATCAACTCAAAGGTTGATATTGGTAAAGTTCTTGGTAATATCGGATTACTTTACAGGAAACAAGGTAAATATGACAAGGCTCTGGAGTACTATCTGGATAATCTGAAAATATACAAAGAAGGCAATTACGAAGAAGGTCTGGGCAGTGTTTTCAACAATCTCGGAAATTTATATTTTGAAACAAAGGAAATTAACAAGGCTGAAACCTATTACCATTACGCCCTCCGGAATTTTAAGAAATTTAAAAAAACAAAAGAAATCGCAAATGCATATTGCAATTTAGGTGCTATCTCCGAACTCAGGAAAGAATTCACAACAAGTCTCGATTACTACAACAAATCTTTACACGAGAATTCTAAAATTGGAAATATTTTATTTGAATCAAAATTACTTTTTAATATCGGCTTTTTACTTCATTCACAGGGCAAGCTCGATTCTGCCATTATTTATGTGCAAAAAGCTGAAGATATTAGAATAAAAATAGGTGATAAAGATGGTGTTATTAGCACCAAATTGGAACTTGGCAGAATTGCAATTGACCAGAAAAAGTACACATTAGCAGAAAAGCACCTACTTGAAGCAGATAAAATTGCAGTAAAGAATAGTATGCTCAAATGGAGAGCGGAAATACTAGAATCTTTAACTACAGTCTATCGAAAAACCGGAAATTACAAAAAGGCCTATTTTCATCAAAATGAAATGATTCAGATATCTGACTCTTTAAACGAAATTCAAACAACGAATCGTTTTGCTGAACTTTCAACAGCTTATGAAATCGAAAAAAATCAAAAAGAGCTGGAATTATTACAGCAAAAAAGTCAAATTCAGAACCTTGAATTAGGTAAGAAAAATGCATGGATCATTATTCTAATGATCGTGATGATATTGGGTGCTGTTGCCATTGTGGTCTCCCTGCGAATTAACCGATTACGGGCAGATCATAAAATTATGGATTTGCGCCAAAAAGTTCTGTTAACTCAAATGAATCCTCATTTTTTATTCAATTCATTAACGGCAATTCAGAGTTTTATACTCGATAAGAAGAATGTAGAGGCCAATAATTACCTTTCCCGATTGGCAAGTTTGGTAAGGGGAATACTGGAAAACTCGAGAGAAGAATTTGTATCTCTCAGAACAGAGCTTGAAACTTTAAAAGATTATATTGGCTTGCAAAAACTACGGTTTGAAAATGAAATAAGCTATGAATTTGAAATTGATAAAAATATTGATCAGGATCAGGTTCTTGTTCCTCCGATGCTTGCTCAACCATTTGTAGAAAATGCTTTGGTACACGGAATGCTCAGAAATAATCCCAATGCAAAAATACAGGTTAAGGTTTCGCTTACAAAAAATATGGATTCGTTACGATTTCAAATTAAAGACAATGGAATTGGTATCGATGAAGCCAAAAAGAACAGGCAAGCTAAAAATCATAAATCTATCGCTACGTCAATAGCTCTTGACCGGGTTAAGATTTACAATTTTAAATCATCTAAAAAAATGTATTTCGAAATACTGGACCTTAACCATCTTGATCAAAATTCTCATGGTACTCAAGTCAGTTATACAATCCCTTTGCACCTCAACTGCAGCAGATCCTAA
- a CDS encoding outer membrane protein transport protein, with protein sequence MIIKICLAVAITVMAINVKAEGYAVNVQGNKQTGMGHVGTALNFDASSMQWNPGALATLDQKYSFSVGGFATIIKTEFTGALGKEETDNPTGTPFYLYGSMKVNEKLAIGLGVYTPFGNKVDWGKTWSGKYLIQDIELKAIYIQPTISYQLADWISVGAGLNIVYGEEDLNRALPLASLGAPDGEVNINGSKIQYGYNLGVFLQPTEKLNVGLSYRSQVDVELEYSDGDADFTVIDPVSPLFPDGGVAATLPLPASFNIGLAYQIDEKWLISADVNFVQWNKYKSLDFDFEKNTTTIVSTPGGPVEVPVLVDSKSTRNWSNSKTYRIGAQYSANEKLDIRAGFYYDETPTNKKFYTPETPGANKIGISAGFSYMLTDKLSVDASLLYIEGKKTTGTDPSGSFTGAYKNTGFLPGIGITYNL encoded by the coding sequence ATGATAATAAAAATATGTTTGGCTGTCGCGATAACTGTAATGGCTATCAATGTAAAAGCTGAAGGTTACGCTGTTAATGTTCAAGGCAATAAACAAACTGGAATGGGACATGTTGGTACTGCATTAAATTTTGATGCAAGTAGTATGCAATGGAATCCTGGGGCTTTAGCCACACTAGATCAAAAATATAGTTTCTCCGTAGGAGGGTTTGCAACAATAATTAAAACTGAGTTCACCGGAGCTTTAGGGAAAGAGGAAACAGATAATCCAACAGGAACACCATTCTATTTATATGGATCAATGAAAGTAAATGAAAAACTTGCAATTGGTTTGGGTGTTTATACTCCTTTTGGAAATAAAGTAGATTGGGGTAAAACATGGTCTGGAAAATATTTAATTCAAGACATTGAATTGAAAGCTATTTATATTCAGCCTACCATATCCTATCAACTTGCTGATTGGATTAGTGTTGGAGCCGGACTAAATATTGTTTATGGTGAAGAAGATTTGAATAGAGCTCTTCCTTTGGCTTCACTTGGAGCTCCTGACGGAGAAGTAAATATTAATGGTAGTAAAATACAATATGGTTACAATTTAGGTGTTTTTCTGCAACCAACTGAAAAATTAAATGTTGGTCTTTCCTATCGTTCTCAGGTAGATGTAGAATTAGAATACTCTGATGGCGATGCAGATTTTACTGTTATTGATCCTGTTTCTCCATTATTCCCAGATGGTGGAGTTGCTGCAACACTTCCTTTACCAGCCAGTTTTAATATTGGTCTTGCTTATCAAATCGATGAAAAATGGTTGATTTCTGCTGATGTCAATTTTGTACAGTGGAATAAGTACAAATCACTGGATTTTGATTTCGAAAAGAATACAACCACAATAGTTTCTACTCCAGGTGGTCCTGTAGAAGTCCCTGTACTTGTTGATTCAAAAAGTACAAGAAATTGGAGTAACTCTAAAACATACAGGATTGGAGCTCAATATTCTGCAAATGAAAAGCTGGATATTCGTGCCGGTTTCTATTATGATGAAACTCCAACCAACAAAAAGTTTTACACTCCTGAAACTCCAGGTGCAAACAAAATTGGTATTTCAGCAGGTTTCTCTTACATGTTAACTGATAAGTTAAGCGTTGATGCTTCTTTATTGTACATTGAAGGTAAAAAAACTACCGGAACCGACCCAAGTGGTAGTTTCACAGGAGCATATAAAAATACTGGTTTTTTACCAGGAATTGGAATCACTTACAACTTGTAA